A genomic window from Hyla sarda isolate aHylSar1 chromosome 8, aHylSar1.hap1, whole genome shotgun sequence includes:
- the LOC130284680 gene encoding sulfotransferase 1C1-like — MFVTLGCGFNQKPPERMDPKVIEKVVQEMADFTPDMGEIEGVPLLKGICDVWDTIHNFQARDGDIVVASYPKSGTTWMQEILDLIVLDGDVEKSLRAPGFVKVPFLEMGHTSLEVANTMSSPRILKTHLPVQLMPPSFWEKDVKKQSDWLLWATAPLFLCTVTWGNWFDHVIGWWKAKERHKILYVFYEDMIEDSPREIHKVMRFLGKDLPEDVVQKILHHTSFQSMKNNPMFNFSALSETVFDQSVSTFMRKGIVGDWKNHFHESQNLIFDKEYEEKMEGSGLAFRTEL, encoded by the exons atgttcgtgacgctagGGTGTGGTTTTAACCAAAAACCACCCGAAAG GATGGATCCTAAAGTCATAGAGAAAGTAGTGCAGGAGATGGCAGACTTCACGCCCGACATGGGAGAAATCGAGGGCGTCCCCCTCCTTAAGGGAATCTGTGACGTATGGGACACGATACACAACTTCCAGGCTCGGGACGGTGACATTGTGGTGGCGTCTTACCCCAAGTCAG GGACCACGTGGATGCAGGAGATTTTGGATCTGATCGTCCTGGATGGGGACGTAGAGAAGAGCTTAAGAGCCCCGGGCTTTGTGAAGGTGCCGTTCCTGGAGATGGGGCACACCT CTCTGGAGGTGGCTAATACTATGTCAAGTCCTCGTATCCTCAAAACTCATCTGCCCGTCCAGTTGATGCCCCCATCGTTCTGGGAGAAAGATGTCAAG aagcaatctgattggttgctatgggcaactgcaccactcttcctctgcacag TGACCTGGGGGAACTGGTTTGATCACGTGATCGGATGGTGGAAGGCGAAGGAAAGGCACAAGATCCTCTACGTCTTCTACGAGGACATGATTGAG GACTCTCCACGTGAGATCCACAAAGTGATGAGGTTCTTGGGTAAGGACCTTCCCGAGGACGTTGTTCAGAAGATCCTTCACCACACCTCCTTCCAGTCCATGAAGAACAACCCAATGTTCAACTTCAGCGCCCTCTCGGAGACGGTTTTTGACCAGTCTGTGTCGACTTTTATGAGGAAAG GAATTGTTGGAGACTGGAAGAACCATTTCCATGAGTCTCAGAACCTCATATTTGACAAAGAATATGAAGAGAAGATGGAGGGCAGTGGGCTGGCGTTCCGTACCGAGCTCTGA